Within Bos indicus x Bos taurus breed Angus x Brahman F1 hybrid chromosome 2, Bos_hybrid_MaternalHap_v2.0, whole genome shotgun sequence, the genomic segment TGCTGGTTCTTCAGGGCCTGCGTCTCTCACGGAGGGCCACCAGGAGGCGCCACACGCCTGCTCGGCCTCCCCGTGGGCCCCCCAGTCCACCCGGCCGGTCGGTCTGGAGGCGGGGCGTCCTCGGGGTCCGGGTGTGCACGGTCTGCGGTTCAGCCCCGGCTCTAGCACGTGGCCCGCGGAGCCGCGCaccctttctctctcttgaaCCCCCATCGGGTGGCGGGCGTCTCATCCAACCCTCTCTGCGCGATCCTGCTCCCTCTGCGCCCGCGGGCATCCGAGGTCCAGGCTTCTGTCACCCCCTAGCCCTACCCGCGAAGTCCTCTGTCATCCTGCGAGCACAGGACCCAGAGTGCTGTGCTGTGGTCCCCGTTCCCCCAGCTCCTATCCCTCTCTGAAGGTTGGATGAATAAACTGCTCTCAAAGCT encodes:
- the LOC113881253 gene encoding uncharacterized protein C6orf132-like, which produces MTVSARRHLEQVPTTCFTPERALCLDLGILTHFGKAIDLSKPQFPHLQFGQIFRLSGAKTSPPSPAALPSGPTQPHLCGLVLHFAHSGFYTWGLRLSRRATRRRHTPARPPRGPPSPPGRSVWRRGVLGVRVCTVCGSAPALARGPRSRAPFLSLEPPSGGGRLIQPSLRDPAPSAPAGIRGPGFCHPLALPAKSSVILRAQDPECCAVVPVPPAPIPL